One Desulfonatronum sp. SC1 genomic window, TCCCACTGGAATGTTTTTTTTCTCTTTCCGTTTGCCGGCTTTACGAGCAGGTCTTGCCATATCTTTAATTGCTCCTGTCCCTAATGAGTTCTTGATTAAATATTGGTCAACAGCCCTTTGTCCAGTCGGCTACTTTTTTCGCTTTCCAACGATGGAGCGTCGTGGACCCTTACGGGTTCTCGCATTGGCGTGAGTGCTCTGGCCGCGCACAGGCAATCCCTTTCGATGCCGCAACCCTCTGTAGCAGCCAATGTCCATCAGGCGCTTGATGTTGCTGGTCACGTCACGTCGTAGGTCACCCTCTACTTTATAGGTGGATTCAATTTCCTTACGAATGTCGTTGATCTCGTCCGCGCTTAAATCATCGGTCTTCTTCGTCCACGCAATGCTCGTCGCATCCAGTACCTTTAAAGCAGTTGTCCGACCAATCCCGTAGATGTAGGTCAGAGCGATATCCATTCGTTTGTTCTTGGGCAAATCAACCCCAGCGATTCGTGCCACGGTTCTCCTCCATTATCCTTGACGTTGCTTGTGACGGGGGTTTTCGCAAATAACCCGTAAAATTCCATTGCGGCGAATGATTTGACACTTGTCGCAAACTTTCTTCACGGACGGCTTGACTTTCATTTGGTACTCCAACGGTTAATTCAATCAAATAGTGATTCGACCTCGTTTGAGATCGTACGGAGACTTTTCCACCTGAACATTGACTCCAGGAAAAAAGATGAACGTGAAAAATTTTTAAATTCCGGATAATTAGACCAAACCGTCATCTCTGTTGAACAGACTCGCGAAACATGGCGCTCGGCAAAGCCAAAATTACGTGCCATCTACTTCAATGGCCTCTTCCTTGGCCATATTCAGCATAACTCCTGCTCAATATCTCAGGACCATTTGAAGTCAAGGCTATGGTATGCTCAAAATGCGCCGCGAGGCTGTTGTCCTTGGTCACAGCCGTCCATCGATCGGAAAGAATCTCAACCTCGTCCTTGCCTGCCGTGACCATCGGCTCGATTGCCAAAACCATGCCGGTCTTTAGCGGTATATTGGAATATCGCTGCGGAATGAAATTTGGAATCTCTGGCTTTTCGTGGAGGCTTCGGCCAATGCCGTGTCCAACGAATCGCTTGACCACGGAACAGCCTTTTTCTTCGACATAGTGTTGAATAGCTCGGGATATGTCATAGAGCTGGTTCCCAAGGACGGCCGACTTAATTCCGATATCCAGAGCGCCACGAGTAATGTCAAGTAACTTCTGGGTACTGTCTGAAATCGAACCCACGGGAAACGTCCGAGCCGAGTCTCCATAAAAGCCTTGGTAGATGACTCCAAAGTCGATACTGACGATGTCGCCTTCCTGAAGTGTCCGATCAGAGGGAAAACCGTGAACGACTTGTTCATTGATCGAGCAGCAAAGTGCGTAAGGGAAACCCCGATATCCCTTGAACGCCGGCTTAACATTAAACCGAGAGCACCATGTCAGGGCAATTTCCTCAAGATCAATGGTTTTTATGCCTGGCCTTACGCTTTCTTGTAGTACATCCAGAATAATGGAAACGATCCGATTCGCCTCGCGGAGGATATTGATCTCTTTCTCATTCTTCAAATAGATGCCAAGGTACTTCTTCACACCTACCGCCTGCCTTTGATCCGTGTTTTTTGCATCAGTCCTTCATACTGATGAGTAATGAGATACGAATCAACCTTGCTCATGGTGTCCATGGCGACGACCACAGTGATCAACACGCCGGTTCCGCCAAAATAAAAAGGTACATTGAACTGTGAAATAAGCAACATCGGCAACACGCAGATGGCGGAAATGTACAGCGACCCCCAGAGGGTAATCCGACTGAGAACGGTGTCAATGTATTCACGTGTTTTCAAACCGGGACGAATACCAGGAATGAAGCCGCCCTGCTTACGAATATTTTCGGCGATATCCTTGGGATCAAAAATAATAGCCATATAAAAGTAACAAAAGAAAATTATCAACGCGACAAATACTGTGTTGTAAAGAATCGTCGCCGGATCGAACATCATGGAGACTCTGTTCAAAATCTCGGATTGGGAAAATGAAGCCAAAGTCGCTGGAAACATCAACATGGAAGACGCGAAGATCGGGGGGATGACTCCAGCGGTATTAATCTTCAACGGCAAGTGCGTTGTCTGCCCTCCGTACATTTTCCGTCCAAGCATCCGTTTAGCGTACTGGATGGGTATTCTGCGCTGCCCTCGTTCCATGAAGACGATGAAAATCAAGACGCCGGCGACAAGCAAAGCCAGGAGTAGGGCTACGAACAAGGAAATCTGCCCAGCGCTCATTAACCGAAAAGTATTGATTATGGCACCAGGCAATTGGGCGACAATACCTGCGAAAATGATCAATGAAATGCCGTTTCCGATACCGTATTCGGTGATCTGCTCACCAATCCACATCAACAGGACGGTACCAGACACCATGGTGATGATCGTGGTCAGGCGGAAAGCCCAGCCTGGGTCCATGACCACAGCGGCCCCCCCTGGGCTGGTCATGTTCTCGATCCCGATGGCGATGCCCAGGCCTTGAACCGCAGCGATCATTACCGTTCCATACCGAGTATACTGCGTAATTTTCTTTCGTCCTGAGGCGCCTTCTTCCTTGAGACGCTTCAACTCCGGACTGACAACGGTCAACAACTGAATGATGATCGATGCGGAGATATAGGGCATGATGCCCAAAGCGAAAATGGAAAGATTGCTCAGGCCGCCACCGGCGAACATGTCGAACATCCCAAACAGTGTTCCCTGCATGCTGGCGAAAAAATCAGCCATTGCACTGGAATCGACCCCGGGGACAGGGATATGAACTCCGATCCGGCAAGTCGCCAAGAGCATAAACGTAAACAGGATCTTGCGTTTTAATTCCGCGAGACCACCGGATTTACTGGTTGTTTGCTGCACGCTGTTCGCCTTCAATAGCAACGGCTTGGCCACCAGCTTTGGAAATCTTGTCGATGGCCTGTTTGCTGAATCGATGCGCCTCTACCCGAACGGCAATGGAGATATCCCCTCTCGCCAGAACCTTGATCGGCAGTCCGCGTTTACCGAATCCCGCAGCATAAATGGCTTCCAGTGAAATTTGGTCGGCTTGCGGAAAGAATTCCAGCAACCGATCCAAATTGACAACAGCGTATTCCGTTCGAAAAGGATTTTTGAATCCGCCCTTGGGAAGTCGTCGCTGAAGAGGCATCTGGCCGCCTTCAAAACCGGGGGCCTTGGTCCCTCCGCTACGGGATTTTTGTCCCTTGTTACCCTTGCCGGAAGTGCATCCCCAGCCGCTGCCGGACCCTCGTCCAACACGCTTTCTGTTTTTGCGCTCCTCGTAAAACGGATAGAGATCATGTAATTGCATATTGTCCTTCCAGAGTATGCGCGTTAGCAACCAACGCGCCTTGACATGCTTGAAAATAAAGGCAGCGTTGCTCAAAGATCGAGCTAGCGGCCAAGACTGACGTTCTGCCCGCGGAGTTCGCTTACCTGTTCAGCTGAACGTAGGGAAACGAGACCCTGGACGGTTGCCTTCAGCACGTTATGCGGATTATTGGTTCCAATGGCCTTCGTCAAAATATCGCTTACGCCGACAGCTTCCATCACGGCTCGCACAGGTCCACCGGCAATGATTCCCGTTCCCTTTGACGCTGGCTTCAAAACAACATGACCGGCTCCGTACTGTCCTTCAACCTTGTACGGGACCGTTCCGTCGACCAGATTGATTTTTTGCATGGTCTTTCGTGCTCGTTCCGTGGCTTTGCGGATCGCTTCAGGGACCTCGTTGGCCTTACCAAGGCCGTATCCAACGGAATCCTTGCCGTTGCCGACGACGACAAGAGCACTAAAACTAAATCGGCGGCCACCTTTGACTACTTTGGCCACGCGATTCAGATATACAATTTTCTCTATGAACCCTAATTGCGTCTGTTCCATGAAGGTCCCCATTAGAATTGAAGTCCGCCCTCGCGAGCGCCATCGGCAAGAGCCTTGATCTTCCCGTGATATATGTACCCACCGCGATCAAATACGACTTGGCGGATATCCTTTTCCTTGGCCTTGTTCGCCAAGTCTTTCCCGACCTGCATAGCCGAGTCACGGGTGAAGCCGTTCACGCCGCCGTCCTTTGACAGATTCAAGGACGAAGAAGAAGCAAGGGTATGACCGTTGTCGTCATCGATCAATTGTGCATAGATGTATGCATTGGATCGAAAGACCACCAAGCGAGGTCGCACGGCATTACCACTAATTTTCTTTCGAATCCGATGCCTACGACGGACTCTTGCTTGATTCTTAGTGTATTTCATGGACTAATCCTACTTTTTACCTGTTTTGCCGGCCTTCCGCCGAATCACTTCATCCGTATATTTGATCCCCTTGCCTTTGAATGGCTCAGGCGGACGGAAACGACGAATTTGCGCGGCTACTTCGCCGACCTTCTCTTTGTCGATTCCCTGCAAGGTCAGTTTGTTTCCCTCGACTTTGGCGGACATGCCTTGCGGCAGATTGTACTCGACAGGATGTGAAAAACCGACGTTCAGGGTGATTTTTGGACCATCAACAGCGACTTTATAACCGACGCCGATAACCTCGAGAACTTTCTGAAAACCTTCGGTCACTCCTTGGACGGAATTCGCCAGGAGGGTCCGACGCAAACCGAACTGCTCACGAGCGGTCCGAGAATCATCAACCCTAGACAGATGCACGGCATCGTCTTTTAACTCATACGAGATTTTGGCGTGGGTCGGAGTTTTTAGCTCACCCTTGGGCCCTTTGATCTCGATCACGTCCTTGTGGACACGAACCTCTACGCCCTTGGGCACTGGGACCGGATTTTTACCAATGCGTGACATTATCGCTTCTCCTTACCAAACTTCACAGAGCAGTTCGCCACCGACATTTTCGGATCTGGCGGATCGCCCCTCCAAGACGCCCTTGGGCGTGGAAAGAATGGCGATGCCGAGACCGTTTTGAACGGCGGGTATCTCTTTCGCTCCGACGTAAATCCGAAGACCGGGCTTGCTCAGTCGACGAGATCCGGAAATAGCTCCCTTTGAAGAGAGATACTTAAGAACGACACGAATATTGCTATCTTCTCGTGCTACATCTGAAACAAAGCCGTAATCCTTGAGGATAGCGGCAATGGACTCCGTCATCCGCGAAGCGGGAAACTGGACATCTTTGTGCAGGGCCTTTTGGGCGTTCCGAATTCGCGTGAGCATGTCCGCTATGGGATCATTAAGCAACATGGGCAGACCTCGTTTACCAACTGGATTTTCTTACCCCGGGCAGTTCTCCTGCCAGGGACATATTGCGAAAGCAGATGCGACAAATACCAAAATGCCGTAAAAATGCACGAGACCGGCCACACAAAGGGCAGCGATTATAAGCGCGTGTCGAAAATTTTGGTTTTCTTGCGGCCTTGATTTTAAGAGCGGTACGAGCCAAAGCATCCTCCTTGCGTTATTTTTTAAATGGCATGCCCAACAACTGTAGAAGGGCCTTGCCTTCCTTGTCGGTGGAAGCAGTGGTCACGATGGTGATGTTCATGCCCTTGACCCGGTCGACGCGATCCATGTTGATCTCGGGAAATATAGTATGTTCCTTGATCCCCATGGTAAAATTGCCTCGACCATCGAACCCGCGATCCGGAATGCCGCGAAAGTCTCGAACGCGAGGGAGGGAGAAGGACACCAATTTGTCCAAAAAGTCCCACATGCGCTCCCGACGCAGAGTGACGCGACAGCCGACAGGCATTCCTTCACGCAGCTTGTAGGCCGCGATGGATTTTTTTGCCCTGGTGATGACGGATTTCTGCCCGGCGATCTGAGTCAATTCCAAAACTGCGTCTTCGATCAGTTTGTTGTTCTGAGACGCCTCTCCAAGACCGATGTTCAGGCTGATGCTGTGGATTTTCGGAATCTCCATCGGAGAGGAGTACCCGAAATCCTTCATCAGTTCCGGGGCGACCTTGCTCTTGTATATTTCCTGCAGCCTAGACATGACGCACCTTACGCAATAATTTCGTTACACTTTTTACAAAAACGCACTTTTTTGTCCGCGTCGATGATCTTGTACCCAACCCTGGTGGGCTTGGCGCAGTTATCACAAACAAGCGTCACGTTGGATAAGTGCAAAGGATTTTCCTTTTCCTTGATCCCGCCAGCTTCCCCCTTATAGGGATTGCCCTTGGAATGCCGTTTGACCTTATTAACGCCCTCAACGAGGATACGTTCAGTTTTAGGAAATAGTTTTAAGACCTTGCCGATCTTACCTTTTTCCTTCCCCACCATGATCATGACCTTGTCGTTTTTATGAATCTTTCGATTTTTCATATTACTCACCTACAGTACTTCCGGAGCCAAGGAAACAATTTTCATAAAATTCTTGGCCCGCAACTCACGAGCGACAGGTCCGAAAATACGTGTTCCAACGGGCTCATTCTGCTTGTTCAGAAGTACGGCTGAGTTGTTGTCGAACCGAATGAAGGATCCATCCGGTCGGTTGACTTCCTTTTTGGTCCGGACGATGACGGCGCGCATCACCTCGCCCTTCTTAACCTTGGAGTGCGGCATGGCTTCCTTGACGGAAACGACGATAATATCGCCGATAGATGCGTATCTGCGATGACTTCCACCGAGCACCTTGACGCAGAAGACCTTCTTCGCGCCAGAGTTGTCGGCGACGTCGAGCAAAGATTGAACCTGGATCATAATAGCCTCTTAGACAGCCTTTAGCAGTACTTGTTTAAGTTGCCAGCACTTGCGCTTGCTCAATGGTCGGCTTTCAATAATTTCGACGGTGTCACCGATATTGCATTGATTAAGTTCATCGTGCGCCATCATTTTTTTTCGTCGACGGATGTACTTCTTGAACAGTGGATGCTTTTCCAGCTTGTTCACAGAAACGACAACTGTCTTCTCAGCCTTGTTACTGAGAACGACGCCGACTTCCGTGCGCTTGGTCTTCTGTTTCAACTCAGCGTTCATGATTTTGCTCCAGCGTTTTGCTCAGACAATACCGTCAGTATCCGGGCCACGGTCTTCCGTACATAAGGCAACCGCTGTGTGTTCTCCAGCTGAGCGGTTTTATGCTGAAAGCGCAGGTTGAACAGTTCCTTGCGAAATTCAAGAAGTTTTTCACTGAGTTCCGTGCCGGAGAGTTCGCGTAATTCTTTAGATTTCATGACTTAGGCCTCCCGATACACGATACTGGTCTTGATGGGCAGCTTGTAGGAAGCCCGACGTAGGGCCTCTGAAGCAAGCTCCAGGCTGACCCCTTTGATTTCGTATAAAACACGACCCCGGCGGACTGGTGCGCACCAACCGACTGGAGCACCTTTTCCTTTCCCCTGACGTGTTTCAGCGGGCTTGGCGGTAATGGGTTTGTCGGGAAAAACTCGGATCCAGACTTTTCCGCCACGTTTGATATGCCGCATCATGGCAATACGAGCAGACTCGATCTGTTGATTGGTCAGCTTTCCGGGCTCCAAGGCCTTCAGTCCGATATCTCCGAAAACCACTAAGCTGCCGCGTAAGGCCGAGCCCTTGATGCGGTTTTTCTGTTGCTTTCGGAATTTAACTTTTTTGGGACTCAACATTACTGAATCACCTCGTCAAGAATCTCACCTTTAAAAATCCAAACCTTCACGCCAATCACGCCATACGTGGTCTTTGCAATGGCTTGCCCATAATCAATATCGGCTCGCAAGGTGTGTAGCGGAACACGTCCGTCACGATTCCATTCGCTCCGGGCGATTTCAGCTCCGCCCAAGCGTCCGGCGACATTGATCTTAATCCCTTCCGCACCGAATTTTCTCGCCAACCCGACGGTTCGTTTCATGGCACGGCGAAAAGCCACCCTGCGTTCGAGCTGCAACGCGACATTTTCAGCGACCAATTGAGCATCGGTCTCCGGTCGACGGATTTCAATGACTTCCAGCGCGAAATCCTTTTGAAACTTTTTCTTCAAGGTCGTCCGTAAGTTCTCGATTTCCACGCCTTTTCGTCCAATCACGATACCAGGTCGAGCGGTAAAGAGGATCAGCCTGATCTTGCTGGCGGCTCTTTCAATTTCAATTTTGGAAATGCCGGCATGGTACAAGGTTTTCTTCAAGAAATTACGAATCAGCCTATCTTCATACACGAAAGCTGCGTAATCTTTTTTGCTGAACCACCTGGACTGCCAATTTTTGGTGTACCCAAGCCGGAATCCAATGGGATGCGTCTTTTGGCCCAATTCTATATCCTCCTACGCTTCCTCAACAATGACGGTGATATGACTTGTCCGTTTCAGGACCCGATAGGCGCGCCCCATGGCCCGTGGGCGCATACGTTTCCAAGATGGACCATCATTGATAATGATGTTTTTCACGTATAACGTATCCACATCCACTCCGCCGAGTTGTTCCGCATTGGCGATGGCGGAATGCAATACCTTGTCCAACACGGCGGCAGCCTTTTTCGGAGTAAACTTCAAAATTTTCCGCGCTTCCTCGACATTCTTTCCCCGGACATTGGCGGCCACCAGCCGAGCCTTCTGTGAGGAGATGCGTACGAACCGCGCGACAGATTTCGCTTCCATGATCAAAAGCCTCCAGAACTACTTTTTGCCTTTTACAGCGCTCTTTTTGCCACCGGCGTGGGCATGAAAGGTCCTGGTGGGTGAAAACTCACCAAGCTTATGACCAACCATGTTTTCCGTAACAAAGACGGGAATGAATTTTTTGCCGTTATGTACGGCAAAGGTCAGCCCCACCATTTCGGGAACAATCGTCGAACGTCGTGACCATGTCTTGATCACTTTTCGATCATTCGTTTCATTGGCCTTGGTCACTTTCTTGAGCACATGCCCGTCGACAAAAGGACCTTTTTTTACTGATCGTGGCATATCCGTGACTCCTATTTCTGGCCGCGACGTTTGACGATAAGCTTCGAAGACGGCTTCCGGCGATTGCGGGTCTTATAACCCTTGGTCGGTTTTCCCCAGGGCGTACAGGGATGCCGCCCACCGGAACTCTTGCCTTCACCGCCGCCCAAGGGATGGTCGACCGGGTTCATGGCAACGCCACGGACCTTGGGCCGCCGACCGAGCCAGCGATTTCGTCCAGCCTTACCAATGGAAACCTGTTCGTGGTCCGTGTTACCGACCTGCCCCACTGTGGCCCGACAGGTTGCCAAAATTTTGCGCACTTCACCTGAAGGAAGACGCAGCAAGGCATACTTTTCTTCCTTGGCCACGAGTTGCGCGTAGGTTCCAGCGCTGCGACAAAGCTGTCCACCCTTGCCCGGCGTCATCTCAACGTTGTGGATAATCGTTCCAACGGGAATTCTCGACAAGTACATAGCGTTGCCTGGAAAAATATCCGCCTCGTTGCCAGCGACGATGGTATCTCCGACCTTGACTCCGTCAGGGGCCAAAATATACCGCTTCTCGCCATCGGCGTAATGCAGCAGAGCAATGCGGGCACTGCGGTTCGGGTCGTACTCGATGAAGGCCACTTTAGCCTGAACATCAAATTTATCTCGCTTGAAATCGATGACCCGAAAACGTCTCTTGTGACCGGAGCCTCTCCGTCGAGAAGTAATTCTTCCAAGGTTGTTTCGTCCGCTTTTTTTGGCGCGTCCCTTGGTCAATGACTTTTCAGGCTTGCCGCGATTGATCTCGGCGAACTCCGATACGGACTGAAAACGCGTCCCGGGAGATGTCGGTTTGAGCTTACGTATAGACATTGGTTAGACCCCTTCAAAAAAATCTATTTTCTCGCCTTCGGCAAGGGTCACATAAGCTTTCCGGAAACCGGTGTCGCGAACGAGTCGGCGATTGGCCTTGCGTTGGGTGAGCGTCTTTTTCCGTGCGATGTTGACCTTGCTTACCTTCACGTCAAAGGCGTCCTGAACCGCTTTCTTGACTTCAATCTTATTAGCGGAAGGATGGACTTGAAAGACCACCTGGTTGGCCGCGCTTTTGATCAGCGTCGCCTTTTCGGAGACGTGCGGTCGAAGCAAAATTTGCGTGTAGTTCATGGCTATTTCAACCTTTTCTGAAGTGATTCGACGGCAGCGGCGGAGACCATCAGCCACGGGTGACGCAACACCTCATAGACGTTGACGCCGTCAGCGGTCCGTACGGACACTCCGGGAATGTTCCGGGACGAAAGCGTAAGGTTGTTATCCACTTCCGAAAGAACAATCAAGACCTTCGGCATGTCGAAAAGCTGTACGAATTGATTAAGCGTCTTGGTTTTGATCTCTTCAAGCCTTATGCCGTCAACCACGGCCAGATTCTGATCAGCCAGGCGAGCGGAAAGCGCCATGCGCATGGCCAACTTTTGAACCTTTTTATTGACCTTGAAGGAGTAATCTCTGGCCGTGGGGCCATGGGTGACCGCGCCGGAACGCCACAAAGGCGAGCGATTCGAGCCGGCGCGAGCCCTGCCTGTTCCCTTTTGACGCCAGGGCTTTTTCCCGCCGCCGCGAATAGTGGACCTGGTCTTTACACCAACGGTTCCAGAGCGCTTCGCGGCCAAATGCGCCCGTACCACCAAATGGAGAATCTCTGGGCGCGCTTCAACCTCGAAAACGTCGGGATCCAGCGTCAATTCACCCACAACCTGTCGCTGCTGATTTAAAATATCGACCACAGCCATTTCATCCACCTTTTATTCTTTACGCCTGTTGCTTTCTGACAATCACAAGCCCGTTCTTCGGTCCGGGAATCTGCCCTTTGACCAGCAGCAAATTATCCCCAGCACGGATGGCCACGACCTCGACATTCTTATATGAAGTCTTGCGGTCTCCCATGTGACCGGCCATCTTCTTTCCTTTGATGACGCGCCCGGGCTTGGTGTTGCACCCAATGGCTCCCGCGTTGCGATGGATTTTTTCCGCGCCGTGAGATGCTGATCCACCGCGAAACCCCCAGCGCTTCACAACGCCAGCAAAGCCCTTTCCCTTGGAGTTGCCGGTGATCTTGACCTTTTCACCAGGCGTGAACATCTCCAACCCAAGAGCCTGTCCGATTTCGTACCCTTCGACGGATTCAATACGAAACTCGCGCAGATTTCGAAAATAACCACTTCCGGCCTTGTCCAAATGACCTTTCAGAGGCTTGTTCAACTTATTGGGCCGGGACTCTTCAAAACCGACCTGTAAAGCGGAATATCCGTCCTTAGCGCGTTCCTTGACCTGGACGATGGGGCACGGACCGGCCTGGATCACCGTTACCGGGATGACCATTCCGTCGCTCCCGAAAATTCGGCTCATTCCCAGCTTTCGGCCAAGGATTCCAAGTGTATTCGACATGACTTGCCCCCGTTATAACTTGATTTCCACGTCGACGCCGGCAGGAAGATTCAGCTTTCCCAGGGCGTCCACTGTTTGTTGCGTCGGTTCCAGAATGTCCAGAAGACGTTTGTGAACCCGGACCTCGAATTGTTCCCGAGACTTCTTATCCACGTGCACGGACCTATTCACGGTGTACTTATGAATATTTGTCGGAATGGGAATCGGCCCGGCAAGTCCGGCTCCGGTGTTCCGCGCCGTGTCGACGATCTCGGCCACGGCCTTGTCCAAAATCCTGTAGTCAAAGGCCTTGAGTTTGATCCTGATGCGATCGCTGTTCATGGTCGTACCCTATTCGATGATTTCAGAGATGACGCCGGCGCCGACGGTTCGGCCGCCTTCACGGATGGCGAAGCGTACGCCCAGTTCCATGGCTATGGGGGCGATCAGCTCCACGTTGAAGGTCGCGTTGTCCCCGGGCATGACCATTTCCACGCCCTCGGCCAGGGTCACCACGCCGGTGATGTCCGTGGTCCGGAAGTAGAACTGCGGTCGATATCCGCTGAAGAACGGGGTGTGCCGACCGCCCTCTTCCTTGGACAACACGTACACCTCGGCCACGAACCTGCGGTGCGGGGTGATGGACTTGGGAGCGGCCAGAACCTGTCCGCGTTCCACGTCCTCGCGCTTCACGCCGCGTAAGAGCGCACCGATGTTGTCGCCGGCCTGGCCTTGGTCAAGGAGTTTGCGGAACATCTCAACGCCCGTGCAAACCGTCTTGCGGGTCTCGTTGATCCCAACGATCTCCACTTCCTCACCGACCTTGACCACGCCGCGCTCAACACGGCCGGTGACCACGGTGCCGCGACCGGAAATGCTGAACACGTCCTCAATGGGCATCAAAAAAGGCTTATCGATGTCGCGCACCGGCTCCGGAACGTAGCTGTCCAGGGCGTCCATCAGGTCGAAGATGCACTTGGCATCAGGGCTGTCCACGCTGTCGGCTTCCAGAGCCTTCAAGGCGCTGCCCTGAATCACCGGAACGTCGTCGCCGGGAAAGCCGTACTTGGACAGCAGTTCGCGGACTTCCAGCTCCACCAGCTCCAACAGTTCCGGGTCGTCCACCAGATCGACCTTGTTCATGAACACCAACAGGCAGGGAACGCCGACCTGACGAGCAAGCAGGATGTGCTCGCGGGTCTGAGGCATCGGGCCGTCCGTGGCCGCGACCACCAGAATAGCGCCGTCCATCTGGGCCGCGCCGGTGATCATGTTCTTGATGTAGTCGGCGTGACCCGGGCAATCCACGTGGGCGTAGTGCCGGTTCGCGGTCTCGTATTCCACGTGCGCCGTGGCGATGGTGATCCCGCGCTCCTTTTCCTCGGGCGCCTTGTCGATCTGGTCGAACGGGACGAAGTTCGCTCCGCCCTTGATGCTCAACATCTTGGTGATCGCGGCGGTCAACGTCGTTTTTCCATGGTCAATGTGGCCGATGGTGCCGACGTTTACGTGCGGTTTGGTCCGCTGAAATTTTGCCTTGGCCATATGATCCCCCTACTTCCGCTTGGAAATGATTTCTTCGGCGATTTGCGCCGGAACTCGTTCGTAATGGTCAAACTGCATGCTGTAGCTGGCCCGTCCCTGGGTCATGGAACGCAGCTGCGTGGCATAGCCGAACATGGAACTCAACGGAACGTGCGCACGAATAATCTGCGTTCCGTGCCGGGACTCCAGGTTGGTGATTTTCCCTCTGCGTCCGTTGACGTCGCCCATGACGTCGCCGAGATAATCCTCCGGGGTCAGAACTTCCACGGACATCACCGGTTCAAGGAGAACCGGCTTGCTTTTACGGCAGGCCTCCTTGAAGCACATGGAACCGGCGATGAAAAAGGCCTGTTCCGAGGAGTCAACCTCATGGAAAGAACCGAAAACCAACTTCACCGCTATGTCCACCACCGGGAACCCGGCCAAAACACCGGAACTCATGGCGTGCTTGACCCCCTTCTCGACGGCCGGAATGTATTCCTTGGGAATGACACCGCCGACGATGGAATTGGTAAAGGCAAATCCAACGCCCGGTTCCTGGGGCTCGAGTTCCATGACGGTGTGGGCGTACTGGCCACGACCGCCGCTTTGCTTGACGTACCGCGTTTCCTGCTTCGTCGGAACGGTGATGGTTTCCCGGTACGCCACCTGGGGCTGGCCGACGTTGGCGTTCACTCCGAATTCTCGGGTCAAGCGGTCGACGATGATTTCCAGATGCAGTTCGCCCATCCCGGCGATCAAAGTTTGGTTGGTCTCTTCATTGGTTTTGACCCTGAAGGATGGATCTTCCTTGGCCAGTTTGGCCAGGGACTGGCTCAAGGCGTCTCGGTCAGCCTTGGTCTTGGGCTCAATGGCCACTTCGATGACCGGCTCGGGGAAATCCATGGATTCAAGCATGATCAACCGCTCCGGAGCACAGAGCGTATCTCCGGTGGAAGCATGCTTCAGGCCGACGGCGGCGACGATGTCCCCGGCGAAAGCCTCCTTGATTTCCTCCCGCTTGTTGGCATGCATCTTCAACAGACGACCGATGCGTTCTTTTTTACCGCTACTGACGTTGACCACGGTCATTCCGCTTTCGATCTTCCCAGAGTAGACGCGCAGAAAAGCCAG contains:
- the rpsM gene encoding 30S ribosomal protein S13; this encodes MARIAGVDLPKNKRMDIALTYIYGIGRTTALKVLDATSIAWTKKTDDLSADEINDIRKEIESTYKVEGDLRRDVTSNIKRLMDIGCYRGLRHRKGLPVRGQSTHANARTRKGPRRSIVGKRKK
- the rpmJ gene encoding 50S ribosomal protein L36 translates to MKVKPSVKKVCDKCQIIRRNGILRVICENPRHKQRQG
- the map gene encoding type I methionyl aminopeptidase; translated protein: MKKYLGIYLKNEKEINILREANRIVSIILDVLQESVRPGIKTIDLEEIALTWCSRFNVKPAFKGYRGFPYALCCSINEQVVHGFPSDRTLQEGDIVSIDFGVIYQGFYGDSARTFPVGSISDSTQKLLDITRGALDIGIKSAVLGNQLYDISRAIQHYVEEKGCSVVKRFVGHGIGRSLHEKPEIPNFIPQRYSNIPLKTGMVLAIEPMVTAGKDEVEILSDRWTAVTKDNSLAAHFEHTIALTSNGPEILSRSYAEYGQGRGH
- the secY gene encoding preprotein translocase subunit SecY, which codes for MQQTTSKSGGLAELKRKILFTFMLLATCRIGVHIPVPGVDSSAMADFFASMQGTLFGMFDMFAGGGLSNLSIFALGIMPYISASIIIQLLTVVSPELKRLKEEGASGRKKITQYTRYGTVMIAAVQGLGIAIGIENMTSPGGAAVVMDPGWAFRLTTIITMVSGTVLLMWIGEQITEYGIGNGISLIIFAGIVAQLPGAIINTFRLMSAGQISLFVALLLALLVAGVLIFIVFMERGQRRIPIQYAKRMLGRKMYGGQTTHLPLKINTAGVIPPIFASSMLMFPATLASFSQSEILNRVSMMFDPATILYNTVFVALIIFFCYFYMAIIFDPKDIAENIRKQGGFIPGIRPGLKTREYIDTVLSRITLWGSLYISAICVLPMLLISQFNVPFYFGGTGVLITVVVAMDTMSKVDSYLITHQYEGLMQKTRIKGRR
- the rplO gene encoding 50S ribosomal protein L15 yields the protein MQLHDLYPFYEERKNRKRVGRGSGSGWGCTSGKGNKGQKSRSGGTKAPGFEGGQMPLQRRLPKGGFKNPFRTEYAVVNLDRLLEFFPQADQISLEAIYAAGFGKRGLPIKVLARGDISIAVRVEAHRFSKQAIDKISKAGGQAVAIEGEQRAANNQ
- the rpsE gene encoding 30S ribosomal protein S5; the encoded protein is MEQTQLGFIEKIVYLNRVAKVVKGGRRFSFSALVVVGNGKDSVGYGLGKANEVPEAIRKATERARKTMQKINLVDGTVPYKVEGQYGAGHVVLKPASKGTGIIAGGPVRAVMEAVGVSDILTKAIGTNNPHNVLKATVQGLVSLRSAEQVSELRGQNVSLGR
- the rplR gene encoding 50S ribosomal protein L18 → MKYTKNQARVRRRHRIRKKISGNAVRPRLVVFRSNAYIYAQLIDDDNGHTLASSSSLNLSKDGGVNGFTRDSAMQVGKDLANKAKEKDIRQVVFDRGGYIYHGKIKALADGAREGGLQF
- the rplF gene encoding 50S ribosomal protein L6, whose product is MSRIGKNPVPVPKGVEVRVHKDVIEIKGPKGELKTPTHAKISYELKDDAVHLSRVDDSRTAREQFGLRRTLLANSVQGVTEGFQKVLEVIGVGYKVAVDGPKITLNVGFSHPVEYNLPQGMSAKVEGNKLTLQGIDKEKVGEVAAQIRRFRPPEPFKGKGIKYTDEVIRRKAGKTGKK
- the rpsH gene encoding 30S ribosomal protein S8; amino-acid sequence: MLNDPIADMLTRIRNAQKALHKDVQFPASRMTESIAAILKDYGFVSDVAREDSNIRVVLKYLSSKGAISGSRRLSKPGLRIYVGAKEIPAVQNGLGIAILSTPKGVLEGRSARSENVGGELLCEVW